A window of Castanea sativa cultivar Marrone di Chiusa Pesio chromosome 1, ASM4071231v1 contains these coding sequences:
- the LOC142622660 gene encoding IQ domain-containing protein IQM1-like, whose translation MGLSLSLLFSAWNEILCHKLFGLTDTIETVIVRTLSYKKEEEYSETINQSNGSEKMVIESLMSFKRQDSKEADLEVSGSSKKTVRERDSSNSKSSMAKSHEIMQIKKPCTLLLPKPVILFSPRPVSELDAAATRLQKVYKSYRTRRNLADCAVVVEELWWKALDFAALKRSSVSFFNIEKPETAVQRWARARTRVAKVGKGLSKDENAQKLALQHWLEAIDPRHRYGHNLHFYYDVWSDSKSTQPFFYWLDVGDGKDLNLERCLRTVLQRQCIAYLGPKEREAYEVIVESGKLLYRQTGMLINTVEGSKWIFVLSTSRALYVGQKKKGVFQHSSFLSGGATSAAGRLVAHDGVLEAIWPYSGHYLPTEDNFREFISFLEEHQVDLTNVKRCAIDDDSTSFKIIGEESKPEEVKVPSTTTISTNMNTSEVNKPMNDISITTDHQGRIDSNVTNAEAPLFDMGKPMSCKWTSPHGPRIGCVRHYPIELQSQALEKVNLSPKLTPGNSGSRLPIPSPRPSPKIRVSPRLSNMGFPSPRPRVLVNT comes from the exons ATGGGTCTTTCTCTTTCCTTACTCTTTTCTGCATGGAATGAAATCCTTTGCCATAAGTTGTTTGGATTAACTGACACCATTGAAACAGTCATTGTGAGAACACTTAGCtacaagaaagaagaagaatattcaGAAACCATTAACCAGTCTAATGGGTCAGAGAAAATGGTTATAGAAAGTTTAATGAGCTTCAAAAGGCAGGATTCAAAGGAAGCAGATTTGGAAGTATCTGGTTCATCTAAAAAAACTGTTCGTGAAAGAGATAGTTCTAATTCAAAGTCTTCAATGGCTAAGAGTCATGAAATTATGCAGATAAAGAAGCCCTGTACACTTTTGCTTCCTAAACCTGTGATATTGTTTTCTCCAAGGCCAGTTAGTGAGCTTGATGCTGCTGCAACTAGGCTTCAGAAAGTTTACAAGAGTTATAGGACTAGAAGGAATCTTGCAGATTGTGCAGTTGTGGTTGAGGAACTCTG GTGGAAGGCATTAGACTTTGCAGCTCTTAAACGAAGCTCTGTGTCATTCTTTAACATTGAGAAACCAGAAACTGCTGTGCAACGCTGGGCTCGAGCTAGGACAAGGGTTGCCAAG GTTGGGAAGGGTTTATCTAAGGATGAGAATGCTCAGAAATTAGCCCTACAACACTGGCTTGAAGCT ATTGATCCACGCCATCGTTATGGACACAATTTACACTTCTACTATGATGTCTGGTCTGATAGCAAGAGCACCCAACCTTTCTTCTACTG GTTGGATGTTGGTGATGGTAAAGACCTAAATCTTGAAAGGTGCCTAAGGACTGTTCTACAACGTCAATGCATCGCGTATCTTGGACCA AAAGAGAGGGAAGCATATGAAGTAATTGTAGAGAGTGGAAAGCTTTTATACAGGCAAACAGGGATGCTTATTAACACAGTTGAGGGTTCTAAGTGGATTTTTGTGCTCAGCACATCAAGGGCTTTGTATGTGGGTCAGAAGAAGAAAGGTGTTTTTCAGCACTCAAGTTTTCTATCAGGAGGTGCTACATCAGCAGCAGGGAGATTAGTTGCCCATGATGGAGTTCTTGAG GCTATATGGCCATACAGTGGTCACTATCTCCCAACTGAAGACAACTTCAGGGAATTCATTAGTTTCCTCGAGGAGCACCAAGTAGACCTCACCAATGTTAAG AGGTGTGCAATAGATGATGATAGCACGTCCTTTAAGATTATTGGAGAGGAATCTAAACCAGAAGAGGTCAAGGTTCCTTCAACAACTACAATATCCACCAATATGAATACTTCTGAAGTCAATAAGCCCATGAACGATATTTCCATCACAACTGATCATCAAGGAAGGATCGATTCCAATGTAACAAATGCAGAAGCACCATTATTTGATATGGGTAAACCTATGTCTTGCAAGTGGACTAGCCCACATGGTCCTCGTATTGGATGTGTAAGACACTACCCAATTGAGCTACAATCTCAAGCACTTGAGAAAGTCAACCTATCACCCAAGTTAACACCTGGCAACTCTGGAAGCCGTCTTCCAATCCCGTCTCCACGGCCTAGCCCAAAGATCCGGGTCTCACCTAGACTGTCAAACATGGGTTTCCCTAGCCCAAGGCCAAGGGTACTTGTTAACACTTAA
- the LOC142619511 gene encoding uncharacterized protein LOC142619511 produces the protein MNIIIWNSRGALKPNFQDHVRNLAQNYDPAIFVIMETKLGGDRAKAITDRLPFDGAIHYDTVWYANGLWLLWNADKVEVQRLANTEQEIHVEVKVRSSNLTWLFSAIYASPRSEEKIILWNNLAKVAELHNLPRVMARDFNEPLLDADKFGGKGVNINRSLLFKDCLDKCSMVDLGFSGPRYTWTNRRDIKNLILERIDKFFVNPDWCVLYPEAKITHLPRCHSDHCPVLLETCPSRAISLTRLFRFQEFWLSDTSFPNVVFKAWKTNGGLAESIDSFSKEATLWNKNHFGNIYYKKTRILAILYGIQKALPLNLSASLLNFENQLQQELDFVLDQERDLWLLKSRVNWMIQGDSNTSFYHLSTLARRKINHIASVKDEREEWITNEREVMEYFRRGFISLYSTSHKAST, from the coding sequence ATGAATATAATTATTTGGAACAGTAGAGGGGCTTTAAAGCCAAACTTCCAAGATCATGTTCGTAATCTAGCTCAGAATTATGACCCGGCCATCTTTGTGATTATGGAAACCAAGTTGGGAGGTGATCGAGCCAAAGCGATTACAGATCGATTACCTTTCGATGGGGCTATCCATTATGATACGGTGTGGTATGCCAATGGTTTGTGGCTATTATGGAATGCTGACAAAGTGGAGGTTCAGAGGCTAGCAAACACGGAGCAGGAAATTCATGTCGAAGTAAAGGTACGCTCCTCAAACCTTACTTGGCTTTTCTCTGCAATCTATGCTAGCCCTAGGAGtgaggaaaaaattattttatggaatAACCTTGCCAAAGTAGCTGAGCTGCATAATTTACCACGGGTGATGGCAAGGGATTTTAATGAGCCTCTTCTCGATGCGGATAAATTTGGAGGCAAAGGGGTGAACATAAACCGATCCCTTCTTTTCAAGGATTGTCTGGACAAATGTAGCATGGTGGATTTAGGTTTCTCAGGTCCAAGATATACTTGGACAAACAGGAGGGATATTAAAAATCTAATTCTGGAGAGGATCGACAAATTCTTTGTGAATCCTGATTGGTGTGTCTTGTATCCAGAAGCAAAGATTACGCACCTGCCTAGGTGTCACTCGGACCACTGCCCGGTTCTCCTTGAAACCTGTCCAAGCAGAGCTATATCTCTTACCAGACTTTTTAGATTTCAGGAGTTTTGGCTTTCTGACACATCCTTTCCAAATGTAGTCTTTAAGGCTTGGAAAACCAATGGGGGTTTGGCGGAATCCATAGATTCTTTCTCCAAGGAGGCTACTCTATGGAATAAGAATcattttggaaatatatattacaagaaGACAAGAATTTTAGCAATACTCTACGGCATTCAAAAGGCTCTGCCGCTCAACCTAAGTGCTTCTCTTCTCAATTTTGAAAACCAACTCCAACAAGAGCTAGACTTTGTTTTAGACCAAGAAAGGGACCTCTGGCTATTGAAATCGAGGGTCAATTGGATGATTCAAGGTGACAGCAACACCTCCTTTTATCACTTGTCTACCCTAGCtagaaggaaaataaatcatATAGCTTCGGTTAAGGATGAGAGGGAGGAGTGGATCACCAATGAGAGAGAAGTCATGGAGTACTTTCGAAGGGGCTTTATTTCTCTATATTCCACTTCTCATAAAGCCTCCACCTGA